In the Macrobrachium rosenbergii isolate ZJJX-2024 chromosome 23, ASM4041242v1, whole genome shotgun sequence genome, one interval contains:
- the LOC136851039 gene encoding circumsporozoite protein-like, which yields MVSTQVESIPGDRLNMGGWSRREDINPRHEDAVSRGGWSRRRSTDSEPGIWLHRRRADSEPGVWSHHRVPEEPQWERASRDVQSQSGEMEAVPGNEGRGVGWKRYRWPGATETIEWSRRGGMELRQEEVTHAGDGADVGVGADVGVGTSEGDGSSGGDGPSEGDGASEGDGASEGDGSSEEAGANEGDGAHEGDGDDAERYFQYGDGTEVENESTF from the coding sequence ATGGTGTCCACACAGGTTGAAAGCATCCCTGGTGATAGACTCAATATGGGAGGTTGGAGTCGACGTGAGGATATAAATCCAAGGCATGAGGATGCAGTCAGCAGAGGAGGATGGAGTCGACGCAGGAGCACAGATTCTGAACCAGGCATATGGCTTCACCGCAGGAGGGCAGATTCCGAACCAGGTGTATGGAGCCACCACAGGGTTCCGGAGGAGCCACAGTGGGAGAGAGCAAGCAGGGATGTGCAGAGCCAGAGTGGAGAAATGGAGGCAGTACCGGGTAATGAAGGTAGAGGGGTTGGATGGAAGAGATATCGTTGGCCAGGGGCCACAGAAACCATAGAATGGAGCCGACGTGGTGGGATGGAGCTGAGGCAGGAAGAGGTAACTCATGCAGGCGATGGAGCCGATGTGGGAGTTGGAGCCGATGTGGGAGTTGGAACCAGTGAGGGCGATGGATCCAGTGGGGGTGATGGACCCAGTGAGGGTGATGGAGCCAGTGAGGGTGATGGAGCCAGTGAGGGTGATGGATCCAGTGAGGAAGCTGGAGCCAACGAAGGAGATGGAGCTCACGAGGGAGATGGAGACGATGCagagagatattttcagtatGGAGATGGAACGGAGGTGGAAAATGAATCGACATTTTAG
- the LOC136851040 gene encoding armadillo repeat-containing X-linked protein 4-like, translating into MELRQEEVGHASYGADVGDRANVRAWTQSVGGNQQGEQSQQEVIESTQVEISPGDRLNMGGWSRREHINPRREDVVNRGGWSRRRSADSEPGIWIRRRRADSEPGVWSHHRVSEEPQWERASRDVQSRSGEMEAVPGNKGRGVGWKKYYSPGAKETIEWSRRRGIVLRQEEVAHIRDGGNVGAGADVGAGADVGAGADVGVGASDRAGASEEDVANVGAWTQWVGGNQQGEQSQQVVMESTQVEISPGDRLDMGGWSRLEDTDPRPEDAVNRGGWNQCRSTDSETGIWSPRKRADSEPGVWSHHRVSEEPQRERASRDVQSQSGEMEAVLGNAGRGVGWEGHHSSGATETIEWSQRGMMELRQEEVGHASYGADVGDRANVGAWTQSVGGNQQGEQSQQEVIESTQVEISPGDRLNMGGWSRREYINPRREDVVNRGGWSRRRSADSEPGIWIRRRRADSEPGVWSHHRVSEEPQWERASRDVQSQSGEMETVPSNKGRGVGWKKYYSSGAKETIEWSRRRGIVLRQEEVAHIRDGGNVGAGADVGAGADVGVGASDRAGASEEDVANVGAWTQWVGGNQQGEQSQREVMETTQVEISPCDRLNMGGWSRHDDTDPRPEDAVNRGGWSQRRSTDSETGIWSPRGREDSEPGVWSHHRVSDEPQWERASRHVLSQSGELEAVLCNTGRGVAWERHHSSGATETIEWSQHGAMELRQEEVGHASDGADVGVVVDVGVGANVGVAADVGVGTNVGDGANVGAWTQWVGGNQQGEQSRREVMESTQVEISPCDRLNMGGWSRLEDTDPRPENVFNRGGWSPCRRADSEAGVWSHQRVSEEPEWERASRHVLSQSGEMEAVPGNTGRGVAWERHRSLGATETIEWSQHGAMELRQEEVGHASDGADVGVAADVGVAADVGVGTDVGDVANVGAWTQSVGGNQQGEQSRQEVMKSTQVEISPGDRLNMGGWVRHDDTNPGPEDAVNRGGWSQHRSTDSETDIWSCRRRAGSEPGVWSHQRVSEEPQWERASRDVQSRVEKWRQYQVMKVVGLDGRDIIVQGPQKPQNGANVVGWSRGRKR; encoded by the coding sequence ATGGAGTTGAGGCAGGAAGAAGTAGGTCATGCAAGCTATGGAGCCGATGTGGGAGACCGAGCCAATGTAAGGGCTTGGACTCAGTCAGTGGGAGGAAACCAACAGGGTGAACAGAGTCAACAGGAAGTGATTGAGTCTACACAGGTTGAAATCAGCCCTGGTGATAGACTCAATATGGGAGGTTGGAGTCGACGTGAGCATATAAACCCAAGGCGCGAGGATGTAGTCAACAGAGGAGGATGGAGTCGACGCAGGAGCGCAGATTCTGAGCCAGGCATATGGATTCGCCGCAGGAGGGCAGATTCTGAGCCAGGTGTATGGAGCCACCACAGGGTTTCAGAGGAGCCACAATGGGAAAGAGCAAGCAGGGATGTGCAGAGCCGGAGTGGAGAAATGGAGGCAGTACCGGGTAATAAAGGTAGAGGGGTTGGATGGAAGAAATATTATAGTCCAGGGGCCAAAGAAACCATAGAATGGAGCCGACGTCGTGGGATTGTGCTGAGGCAAGAAGAGGTAGCTCATATAAGGGATGGAGGCAATGTGGGAGCTGGAGCCGATGTGGGAGCTGGAGCCGATGTGGGAGCTGGAGCCGATGTGGGAGTTGGAGCCAGTGACAGAGCCGGAGCCAGTGAGGAAGACGTAGCCAATGTAGGGGCTTGGACCCAGTGGGTGGGAGGTAACCAACAGGGTGAACAGAGTCAACAGGTAGTGATGGAGTCCACACAGGTTGAAATCAGCCCTGGTGATAGACTCGATATGGGAGGTTGGAGTCGACTTGAGGATACAGATCCAAGGCCTGAGGATGCAGTCAACAGAGGAGGATGGAATCAGTGCAGGAGCACAGATTCTGAAACAGGCATATGGAGTCCCCGCAAGAGGGCAGATTCTGAACCAGGTGTATGGAGCCACCACAGGGTTTCAGAGGAGCCACAGAGGGAGAGAGCAAGCAGGGATGTGCAGAGCCAGAGTGGAGAAATGGAGGCAGTACTGGGTAATGCAGGTAGAGGGGTTGGATGGGAGGGACATCATAGTTCAGGGGCCACAGAAACCATAGAATGGAGCCAACGTGGGATGATGGAGTTGAGGCAGGAAGAGGTAGGTCATGCAAGCTATGGAGCCGATGTGGGAGACCGAGCCAATGTAGGGGCTTGGACTCAGTCTGTGGGAGGAAACCAACAGGGTGAACAGAGTCAACAGGAAGTGATTGAGTCTACACAGGTTGAAATTAGCCCTGGTGATAGACTCAATATGGGAGGTTGGAGTCGACGTGAGTATATAAACCCAAGGCGCGAGGATGTAGTCAACAGAGGAGGATGGAGTCGACGCAGGAGCGCAGATTCTGAGCCAGGCATATGGATTCGCCGCAGGAGGGCAGATTCTGAGCCAGGTGTATGGAGCCACCACAGGGTTTCAGAGGAGCCACAATGGGAAAGAGCAAGCAGGGATGTGCAGAGCCAGagtggagaaatggagacagtacCGAGTAATAAAGGTAGAGGGGTTGGATGGAAGAAATATTATAGTTCAGGGGCCAAAGAAACCATAGAATGGAGCCGACGTCGTGGGATTGTGCTGAGGCAAGAAGAGGTAGCTCATATAAGGGATGGAGGCAATGTGGGAGCTGGAGCCGATGTGGGAGCTGGAGCCGATGTGGGAGTTGGAGCCAGTGACAGAGCCGGAGCCAGTGAGGAAGATGTAGCCAATGTAGGGGCTTGGACCCAGTGGGTGGGAGGTAACCAACAGGGTGAACAGAGTCAACGGGAAGTGATGGAGACCACACAGGTTGAAATCAGCCCTTGTGATAGACTCAATATGGGAGGTTGGAGTCGACATGATGATACAGATCCAAGGCCTGAGGATGCAGTCAACAGAGGAGGATGGAGTCAACGCAGGAGCACAGATTCTGAAACAGGTATATGGAGTCCCCGCGGGAGGGAAGATTCTGAACCAGGTGTATGGAGCCACCACAGGGTTTCAGACGAGCCACAGTGGGAGAGAGCAAGCAGGCATGTGCTGAGCCAGAGTGGAGAACTGGAGGCAGTACTGTGTAATACAGGTAGAGGGGTTGCATGGGAGAGACATCATAGTTCAGGGGCCACAGAAACCATAGAATGGAGCCAACATGGGGCGATGGAGCTGAGGCAGGAAGAGGTAGGTCATGCAAGCGATGGAGCCGATGTGGGAGTTGTAGTCGATGTGGGAGTTGGAGCAAATGTGGGAGTTGCAGCCGATGTGGGAGTTGGAACCAATGTGGGAGATGGAGCCAATGTAGGGGCTTGGACCCAGTGGGTGGGAGGAAACCAACAGGGTGAACAGAGTCGACGGGAAGTGATGGAGTCCACTCAGGTTGAAATCAGCCCTTGTGATAGACTCAATATGGGAGGTTGGAGTCGACTTGAGGATACAGATCCAAGGCCTGAGAATGTATTCAACAGAGGAGGATGGAGTCCCTGCAGGAGGGCAGATTCTGAAGCAGGTGTATGGAGCCATCAAAGGGTTTCAGAGGAGCCAGAGTGGGAGAGAGCAAGCAGGCATGTGCTGAGCCAGAGTGGAGAAATGGAGGCAGTACCGGGTAATACAGGTAGAGGGGTTGCATGGGAGAGACATCGTAGTTTAGGGGCCACAGAAACCATAGAATGGAGCCAACATGGGGCGATGGAGCTGAGGCAGGAAGAGGTAGGTCATGCAAGCGATGGAGCCGATGTGGGAGTTGCTGCCGATGTGGGAGTTGCAGCTGATGTGGGAGTTGGAACTGATGTGGGAGACGTAGCCAATGTAGGGGCTTGGACCCAGTCGGTGGGAGGAAACCAACAAGGTGAACAGAGTCGACAGGAAGTGATGAAGTCCACACAGGTTGAAATCAGCCCTGGTGATAGACTCAATATGGGAGGTTGGGTTCGACATGATGATACAAATCCAGGGCCTGAGGATGCAGTCAACAGAGGAGGATGGAGTCAACACAGGAGCACAGATTCTGAAACAGACATATGGAGCTGCCGCAGGAGGGCAGGTTCTGAACCAGGTGTATGGAGCCACCAAAGGGTTTCAGAGGAGCCACAGTGGGAGAGAGCAAGCAGGGATGTGCAGAGCCGAGTGGAGAAATGGAGGCAGTACCAGGTAATGAAGGTAGTGGGGTTGGATGGGAGAGACATCATAGTTCAGGGGCCACAGAAACCACAGAATGGAGCCAACGTGGTGGGATGGAGCCGAGGCAGGAAGAGGTAG